In the genome of Ferrovibrio terrae, the window TTCGACGCGCGAGAGGATCGAGGTCACCTGCTCGCGCACGCGGACCAGCATCTGCTCGAACAGCGAGAAAGCCTCGCGCTTGTATTCGTTAAGCGGATCCTTCTGCGCGTAAGCCCGCAGGCCGATGGCCTGGCGCAGGTAATCCAGATGATGCAGGTGTTCTTTCCAGGTCTGGTCGAGCACCTGCAGCAGCAGGCTGCGCTCCACCATGCGCATCACCTCGGGGCCGAAATTGGCAGCCTTCTCGGCCATGCGGCGCTCGATGGCATCGGCCAGGCGTTCGCGGATCTGCTGGTCGGCGATGCCTTCTTCCTTGGCCCATTCCACGATCGGCAGGTCGAGCGCGAACAGGCGGTGCACCTCGGCCTGCAGGCCTTCGGAATTCCACTGTTCGGCATAGGCGCGTTCGGGGATATGGCGGTCGACCAGTTCGCTGGCGATTTCCTCGCGCATGTCGCGCACGGTATCGGCCACGTTGTCGGCGCCCATGATCTCGATGCGCTGCTCGTAGACCACCTTGCGCTGGTCGTTCATCACATCGTCGTATTTCAGCAGGTTCTTGCGGATTTCGTAGTTCCGCGCTTCCACCTTCTGCTGCGCCTTTTCCAGCGCCTTGTTGATCCAGGGGTGGATGATCGCCTCGCCTTCCTTCAGGCCGAGCCGCTGCAGCATGCTGTCCATGCGTTCGGAGCCGAAGATGCGCAGCAGGTCGTCTTCCAGGCTGAGGAAGAATTTCGACGCGCCGGGATCGCCCTGGCGGCCGGAGCGGCCGCGCAGCTGGTTGTCGATGCGGCGGCTTTCATGGCGCTCGGTGCCGATGACATAAAGACCGCCGGCGGCGCGCACCTTGTCCTTTTCGACCAGCACTTCGGCGCGGATCTGCGCTTCCATCTTGGCCTTCAGCTCGCCTTCCATGCCCTGCGTTTCCTGCAGGATACGCATGTCGGCGTTGCCGCCGAGCTGAATGTCGGTGCCGCGACCGGCCATGTTGGTGGCGATGGTCACGGCGCCGAGCCGGCCGGCCTGCGCCACGATGAAGGCTTCCTGGTCGTGGTGGCGTGCATTCAGCACGTGATGCGGGATGTTGCGCTGCTTGAGGAAGTCGGACAGCAGTTCCGACTTCTCGATCGACACGGTGCCGACCAGCAGCGGCTGGCCCTTCTCGCGGCATTCGGCGATCAGGGTGACGATGGCTTCATACTTTTCGCGCGCGCTGCGATAGACCTCGTCGTCGCCGTCGATGCGTGCAACGCCTACGTTGGTCGGAATCTCGACGACTTCCAGGCGATAGATGTCGGCGAATTCAGCGGCTTCCGTCGAGGCCGTGCCGGTCATGCCAGACAGCTTGGGATACATGCGGAAGTAATTCTGGAAGGTGATCGAGGCCAGCGTCTGGTTCTCGGTCTGGACACTGACGCCTTCCTTGGCTTCCAGCGCCTGGTGCAGGCCGTCCGAGTAACGACGGCCTTCCATCATGCGGCCGGTGAACTCGTCGATGATGATGACCTTGTCGTCCTTCACGATGTAATCGACATCGCGGGTGAACAGCACATGGGCGCGCAAAGCCTGGTTGGCATGGTGCACGACGGCGATATTCTCGATGTCGTACAGCGAGTCGGATTTCAGCAGGTCGGCGGCGCGCAGGATCTCTTCGATATGCCCGGTGCCGTCTTCGGTGAAGTGCACCGTGCGCTGCTTCTCGTCCTTCTCGTAGTCTGCCGCCACCAGCTGCGGCACCAGCGCATTGACCCGCACATAGAGGTCGGTGGTGTCTTCCGACGGGCCGGAGATGATCAGCGGCGTGCGCGCTTCGTCGATCAGGATCGAGTCGACTTCGTCGACGATGGCAAAGCTGAACGGGCGCTGCACCATGTCCTCGCGACGGAACTTCATGTTGTCGCGCAGATAGTCGAAACCGTATTCGTTGTTGGTGCCGTAAGTGACGTCGCAGGCATAGGCCGCGCGGCGTTCCTCGTCGTCCAGGCCGTGCACGATCACGCCGGTGCTCAGGCCCAGGAAATTGTAGACGCGGCCCATCCATTCGGAGTCGCGGCGGGCCAGGTAGTCGTTCACGGTGACGACATGCACGCCGGTGCCGGGCAGGGCATTGAGATAGACGGCGAGCGTGGCGACCAGGGTCTTGCCTTCGCCGGTCTTCATTTCGGCGATGCGGCCGTCATGCAGCACCATGCCGCCGATCAGCTGCACATCGTAATGGCGCTGGCCCAGCACGCGCTTGGCGGCCTCGCGCACCACGGCAAAGGCTTCGGGCAGCAGGTCGTCGAGGTCGACACCGGGCTTGCCGTCCTGACCGGCCAGCTTCTGGCGGAATTCAGCGGTCTTGGCCTGCAGCTCGGCATCGCTCAGGGCGGCGGTCTGGGCCTCCAGGGCATTAATCGCCTGGACGGTCTTGAGGTAGCTTTTGACGGTGCGGTCGTTGGCCGAACCGAACAGCTTTTTGGCGATCGCGCCGAACATCTATGCCGTACCCCTGGGAATGCGCTAAATCCACGTCGCGCAACGAGAACCGGCGCAACGGAAACCGGGGCATTAGATATGCATTGCCCCCCTCCATGTCAACGAAGGGGCCCTGCGGCATAACCCCGCCAGAGACCCAGCGGGAGGCCAGGCCAGACGCCTGTCCCGGCCGCATTGACCCGCAGCAATTCAAGGGGTTACATCGCCCCTTCACAGAAAGGCCCTGTCGTGTCCGCTGCCCCCGCCTCGCCCCAGTCCGCCCCCGATGCCGTGACCCTGGCCCAGGACCTGATCCGCTGCCCGAGCGTGACCCCGGCCGACCAGGGCGCCCTGGGGGTTCTGGAGGCGGTTCTGGCCCCGCTGGGCTTCCGTTGCGAGCGGCTGAAATTCACCGCTCCCAACACCCCGGACGTGGAAAACCTCTATGCCCGCTGGGGCGAGGGGCCGTTTGGAGAGAACAAGGGGCCGAATTTCTGCTTCGCTGGCCATACCGACGTGGTGCCGGTGGGCGATGCCGCCGCCTGGAGCGTCGATCCTTTTGCCGCCGAGATCCGTGACGGCCAGCTCTATGGCCGCGGCGCCACCGACATGAAATCGGCCATCGCCGCCTTCGTGGCCGCCGCCGGCCGCTTCATCGCCGCGCGGGATGGTAAAATCCCCGGCGGTATCAGTCTCCTGATCACCGGCGACGAGGAAGGCCCCGCCATCAATGGCACCACCCGCGTGCTCGACTGGCTGAAGGACAAGGGCGAGACCTTAAGCGTCTGCGTGGTCGGCGAGCCGACCAATCCGCTGCGGCTCGGCGAGATGATGAAAATCGGCCGGCGCGGCTCGCTGACCGCGCGGCTGACCGTGCATGGCGTGCAGGGCCATGTCGGCTATCCGCATCTGGCCGATAATCCGATCCCCAAGCTGCTCGATATCCTGTCGGCGCTGAAGTCGCGCCGCCTCGATACCGGCAATGCGCATTTCGAGGCCTCCAACCTGGAGATCACCACTATCGATGTCGGCAATCCGGCCAACAACGTGATTCCGGCCAATGCGAAAGCGGTGCTCAACATCCGGTACAACACCGAGCAGAGTTCGGCCGGGCTGAAGAACTGGATCATCCGCACCTGTGAAGCCGTGTGCGGTGGGCAGGGCGAGAACCGCGCGCTGCTCGGCACGCGCTTCGATCTCATGCTGGAAGATGGCGCGATGCCTTTCCTCACGAAACCCGGACCTTTCGTGGCCGCGATGGCAGAAGCCGTGAAGGAAGGCACCGGCCGCGAACCCGAGCTCAGCACCACCGGCGGCACCTCGGATGCGCGGTTCATCCAGGCCTATTGCCCGGTGGTGGAATTCGGCCTCGTCGGCCAGACCATGCACAAGGTCGATGAACGCGCCGGCGTCGATGACATCCGCGCGCTCTCCAAGGTTTATGAAGGCATGCTGCAGCGGTTCTTCGATGGCCTTGCCGTCCAGCGCTGAGATCCGTTCCGCCGTCAAAGGCCTCGGCCTGCTGCTGCGCGGCGACGAGCGCGCGCTGCTCTGCCACGACCTGTCGCTGGACGGCTTCTGGCGCAGCTTCTGGCTGCCGCTGGCGCTGCTGGTGGTCTATGCGGTGGTGATGCGGCCGACGGCGGACGAGCTTGCGGCCTTCGACGGTGAGCACACCGTCTACACGCTGGTGCAGGCGCTGAAATTCCTGCTCGGCTGGGCGGCCTATTTCGCGCTGATCGCCGGGATCAGCCGCATTTTCGGCCTGGGCGAACGCTTCGGCATTTTCATCATTCTCTACAACTGGGCGCAGGCGATCACGACAGCGGCGACATTGCCGATCCTCGCCGGCGTCAGCTGGGGGCTGCTGCCGCCCAGCGTGCTGGCCGGCTGGAGCACGGCCTTGCTGCTGGCCTGGCTCTATATCGTGGTGCGGGTGGCGCGCCATGGTCTTGGCGCCACCTGGTCGCTCGCGTTGGCGATCTCGGCGCTCGACCTGCTCACAAGTCTGGCGATGCACCGGCTGGTCGATCTTCTGCTGTAGCCGGCTGCTGCTCTAGCTGGCCTTCAGTAATCCACTTTCATCAGGCACAGGCCTTCCGGCGGCGCGGTAGGACCTGCCGCGCGGCGGTCGGCCTTTTCGAGCGCGGCGCTGACGTCATCGGCATTCCATCTGCCTTCGCCGACCAGTTTCAGCGTGCCGGTCATGATGCGCACCTGGTTGTGCAGGAAGCTGCGCGACGAGGTCGTGACATGGATTTCATCACCGACGCGCCGCACATCCAGCGCATCCAGCGTGCGCAACGACGACTTCGCCTGGCATTCGGTGGAGCGGAAGCTGTTGAAGTCGTGATGTCCGACCAGGCGCTGGGCGGCGACCTGCATGGCATCGGCATCCAGCAGCACCGGCACATGCCACACACTGCCTGCTTCTATCGCCGGCGGCGGGCGGCGGTTCAGGATGCGATACAGATAATGCCGCGCGGTGGCGGACAGCCGCGCGCTGAACTCGCCATCGACAATGGCGGCGTCCAGCACGGCGATGCGGTTCTCGCGCAGGTAAAAGTTCAGCCCGTCGCGCAGGCGGTCGGGCGTGAAGTCGCGGTCGAGGTCGAAATGCACCACCTGGCCGCGCGCATGCACGCCGGCATCGGTGCGGCCGGCCACCACGGTATCGATGGTCAATTCGCCGCCGCAGATCGCCTGCACGGCTTCCTCGAAAGTCTGCTGCACTGAGGCGACGTCGCGCTGCTTCTGCCAGCCGGCAAAGCGGCTGCCGTCATATTCCAGTGTCAGGCGATAGCGCGGCATGGCGTTTTAAAAGGAAGGCGTGGATGGCCGGGTCAAGCCCGGCCATGACAAGGAAAATATATGTGTGTCATGCCCGGACTTGTTCCGGGCATCCACGTCTTGGGTTCGCATCGGACTAACCAACCCGCGTTCCCTTCGGCAGCGGCAGGCCGCGCAGGAAATCGCCGATGGCAACCGGGGTCTTGCCCGGGCGCTGCAGCTTCAGCAGGTTCAGCGCGCCGTCTCCGCAGGCAATCTTGCCGGTATCATCCAGTGCGGTGCCGGCTGCGCCACTGCCGGCAACAGGCTCGGCGGCCAGCAGCTTGATGCGTTCGCCGTTGATCTCGAAATGCGTGCCGATGCCGGGGTTGAGCGCGCGCACGGCACGGTCGATCTCGATGGCTGATTTCGTCCAGTCGATGCGGCCTTCGTCCTTCAGCAGCTTGGCGGCGTAAGTGACGCCCTCAGCGGACTGCGCCTGCGGCTGAATCTGGCCTTTGGCATACCCATGCACGGCACGCACCATCAGCGGTGCGCCGACGCGCACCAGTTCGTCATGCAGTTCGCTGACCGTCATGCGCGGTGTGATCGCAACGATCTCGCGCAGCAGCACCGGGCCGGTATCCAGCCCGACATCCATCTGCATCGCGCAGACGCCGGTCTCGAGATCGCCCGCCATGATGGCGCGCTGGATCGGTGCGGCGCCGCGCCAGCGCGGCAGCAGCGAGGCATGCAGATTGAAGCAGCCATGCTTCGGCGCATCGAGGATCGGCTTTGGCAGCAGCAGGCCATAGGCCACCACGATGGCGGCATCGGCCTTGAGGGCTGCGAATTCGGCCTGCGCGTCGGCGCTCTTCAGGCTGACCGGATGGCGCACCGGCAGGCCGTGCTGCTCGGCGAAAGCCTGCACCGGTGAGGGCGTCAGCTTCTGGCCGCGGCCGGCGGGACGCGGCGGCTGGCTGTAGACAGCCGCGATCTCGTCGCCGGCCTTGAGAAACGCGTCCAGCACCGGCACGGCGAAATCCGGCGTGCCCATGAAGACCAGACGCAAT includes:
- the fmt gene encoding methionyl-tRNA formyltransferase: MTLRLVFMGTPDFAVPVLDAFLKAGDEIAAVYSQPPRPAGRGQKLTPSPVQAFAEQHGLPVRHPVSLKSADAQAEFAALKADAAIVVAYGLLLPKPILDAPKHGCFNLHASLLPRWRGAAPIQRAIMAGDLETGVCAMQMDVGLDTGPVLLREIVAITPRMTVSELHDELVRVGAPLMVRAVHGYAKGQIQPQAQSAEGVTYAAKLLKDEGRIDWTKSAIEIDRAVRALNPGIGTHFEINGERIKLLAAEPVAGSGAAGTALDDTGKIACGDGALNLLKLQRPGKTPVAIGDFLRGLPLPKGTRVG
- the secA gene encoding preprotein translocase subunit SecA, producing MFGAIAKKLFGSANDRTVKSYLKTVQAINALEAQTAALSDAELQAKTAEFRQKLAGQDGKPGVDLDDLLPEAFAVVREAAKRVLGQRHYDVQLIGGMVLHDGRIAEMKTGEGKTLVATLAVYLNALPGTGVHVVTVNDYLARRDSEWMGRVYNFLGLSTGVIVHGLDDEERRAAYACDVTYGTNNEYGFDYLRDNMKFRREDMVQRPFSFAIVDEVDSILIDEARTPLIISGPSEDTTDLYVRVNALVPQLVAADYEKDEKQRTVHFTEDGTGHIEEILRAADLLKSDSLYDIENIAVVHHANQALRAHVLFTRDVDYIVKDDKVIIIDEFTGRMMEGRRYSDGLHQALEAKEGVSVQTENQTLASITFQNYFRMYPKLSGMTGTASTEAAEFADIYRLEVVEIPTNVGVARIDGDDEVYRSAREKYEAIVTLIAECREKGQPLLVGTVSIEKSELLSDFLKQRNIPHHVLNARHHDQEAFIVAQAGRLGAVTIATNMAGRGTDIQLGGNADMRILQETQGMEGELKAKMEAQIRAEVLVEKDKVRAAGGLYVIGTERHESRRIDNQLRGRSGRQGDPGASKFFLSLEDDLLRIFGSERMDSMLQRLGLKEGEAIIHPWINKALEKAQQKVEARNYEIRKNLLKYDDVMNDQRKVVYEQRIEIMGADNVADTVRDMREEIASELVDRHIPERAYAEQWNSEGLQAEVHRLFALDLPIVEWAKEEGIADQQIRERLADAIERRMAEKAANFGPEVMRMVERSLLLQVLDQTWKEHLHHLDYLRQAIGLRAYAQKDPLNEYKREAFSLFEQMLVRVREQVTSILSRVEVRAEEPPAELFARPSQPMRESRGEALEGGEDDGLPSRPVSQSRAAVAVDPNDESTWKATPRNSPCPCGSGKKFKYCHGK
- the dapE gene encoding succinyl-diaminopimelate desuccinylase, with product MSAAPASPQSAPDAVTLAQDLIRCPSVTPADQGALGVLEAVLAPLGFRCERLKFTAPNTPDVENLYARWGEGPFGENKGPNFCFAGHTDVVPVGDAAAWSVDPFAAEIRDGQLYGRGATDMKSAIAAFVAAAGRFIAARDGKIPGGISLLITGDEEGPAINGTTRVLDWLKDKGETLSVCVVGEPTNPLRLGEMMKIGRRGSLTARLTVHGVQGHVGYPHLADNPIPKLLDILSALKSRRLDTGNAHFEASNLEITTIDVGNPANNVIPANAKAVLNIRYNTEQSSAGLKNWIIRTCEAVCGGQGENRALLGTRFDLMLEDGAMPFLTKPGPFVAAMAEAVKEGTGREPELSTTGGTSDARFIQAYCPVVEFGLVGQTMHKVDERAGVDDIRALSKVYEGMLQRFFDGLAVQR
- the truA gene encoding tRNA pseudouridine(38-40) synthase TruA, with amino-acid sequence MPRYRLTLEYDGSRFAGWQKQRDVASVQQTFEEAVQAICGGELTIDTVVAGRTDAGVHARGQVVHFDLDRDFTPDRLRDGLNFYLRENRIAVLDAAIVDGEFSARLSATARHYLYRILNRRPPPAIEAGSVWHVPVLLDADAMQVAAQRLVGHHDFNSFRSTECQAKSSLRTLDALDVRRVGDEIHVTTSSRSFLHNQVRIMTGTLKLVGEGRWNADDVSAALEKADRRAAGPTAPPEGLCLMKVDY